From Cryptosporangium phraense:
GGTTCGCCGACGACGTGCTGTGGGGCAGCCCGTACGGCCTGACGCTGACCGGATTCGCCCCGCTGAACAGCGTCCACCAGAGGTTGATGGACGCGGTGCGCCACGCGCCGGATCCGGACGCACCGGCGCAGGGCGCGCCGGCCTCGGTCTTCGAGGTCGTGACCGCGGCGACGGTCGCGCCGGGCGTGGTCGTCACGCAGATCCGGCGGGCGGCGCTGGTGGAGGGTGGGTTCTCGGAGCTGGCGCTGTACGTGCTGGTGGAGCGCGACGGCGGGTGGTGGCTGGCCGCGGCCCAGAACACTCCGGTGCGTCCGGCCGTCACCGCCGATTAGGCTGCTGGGGCCCCGGATTTCCGGGCCGGTCCCGGGAGGCGGACGATGGCGACGGTTCACGACACGACGCTGGTCCCGTCGAAGCTGGAGCTGCTGGCGGTGTGGATACCGAGGCAGCCCTGGTACGGCGGTGCGGGCGATCCGGAGCTGCGCAAGGCCGGCGGCTTCCGGCTCGACGATCCGGCCGGGGAGGTCGGGATCGAGCTGATGGTCGTCGTCGACGTGCGCGGGCCGGAGACCGGCAGCTACCTGGTGCCGATGACGTACCGGAGCGAGCCGCTGCCCGGCGCCGACGGGGCGCTGATCGGGACGATGGAGCACGGCGTGCTCGGAAAGAGGTACGCGTACGACGCGCCGCACGACCCGGTGTTCCGCGAGTGCCTGCTGGCGCTGGTGCACGGCAAGGCGGTGCCGCAGGCGCAGTCCCGGAGCGACACCGTGGACACGTCGGTGCGGGTGGTGGCGGTGCCGGACGCGGTGGGGGCGGACATCGTGCGGGTCCTGACGCCGACCGGGGCCGCGCCCGCGGCCGGCGAGGTGTCGGTGCCCTACACCCTGGCCGACGAGCCCGTCCGCGCCGTCGTCGCCCGCGCGATCTAGGGCTTCGTCGCGGCTCGGGCCCAGGCGACCAGGGCCGGTTGGCCCAGCAGACGCAGGGCCCGCTTGCGGTCGGTGTCGAGGCCGAAGCCGTCCTTGTGCTCGGTGTACTGGGCGACGTTGCCCGGGAACACGGCGACGAAGAAGCCGGCGACCAGCGTGCCCAGGCGGCGGCGGGCGGGCTGGCGCCAGGTGGTGAGCAGCGCGGTGCCGAGGGCCAGCTCGACGATGCCGGACGCGAGCACGACCGTGTCGGGGTCGGCCGGGAACCAGCTCGGCACCTGGGCCCGGAACTCCTCCCGGGCCACGGTCAGGTGGGACGCCCCCGCGGTGAGCAGCACCGCCCCCAGCGCAACCTGCCCGGCACCCCGCACCACGTCTGCTTTCGCCATGCTCCCTTCCTACCTCACGATCAGACCGCGGTCAGCTCCAGGACCAGGGCCTGCTGCGGCTCCAGCGTCGGCAGCACCAGCCCCACACCCCCGAGCACCGCCCCCGACGCCACTACCGGCCCCCCGGCCACCCACGGCGTCTCCGACCGGGCGCTGAACCGCGGCTCACCCAGCTCCGTCACCACCCGCACCCGGTACTTCGTCGTCGCCGTGAGCCCCGGCAACAGCACCCGCCCGGCCTGCGTCGGCTCCGACGTCACGGTCCGGGACCAGACGAAGACCGCCCGCTCCGGCGACACCACCCCGGTCAGGCTCAGCCCGGGGTCGACCGCCTCGCCGTGCACCACGGTGCCGGTCGCGATCAGCGGCCGGATGGTCTTGTGGAAGTCGATCCACGACTTGACGACCGCGAGCTCCTCCGGGCTCCGCTCGATCAGGTTCCACTCGATCCCGACGTGCCCGAGCAGCGCCGACGCCATCCGGAACGGCAGGTCGGTCTCGCGCCCGGTCGTGTGCGCCCGCGGCGCCCCCACGTGCATGCCGACGAGCTCGGGCGGCAGCAGCTGCATCGTCCAGCGGTCGATCATCACCCGCTCGACCGGGTCGATGCAGTCCGACGCCCAGACCCGGTCGGTGCGGTCCAGGATCCCCAGGTCGACCCGGCCGCCGCCGGACGAGCAGGACTCGATCTCCAGCCCGGGGTGCCGCTCGCGCAGCGCGTCCATCAGCGCGTACACCGCGTGGGTCTGGGCCGAGACGCCCGGCCGCCCGGTCACCCGGGAGACCGCCTCGTGGATCTCCCGGTTGTGGTCCCACTTCAGGTAGGCGATGTCGTACTCCGCGACCAGCGCGCTGATCGCGCCCAGCAGGTACTCGAACGCCTCCGGGTGCGCCACGTTCAGGACGTACTGCGAGCGCGACGGTGGGCCCACCGGCGTGGGAGCCAGGATCCAGTCCGGGTGCTCGCGGGCCAGCTCCGAGTCGAGCGAGATCATCTCGGGCTCGAACCAGAGCCCGAACTCCAGCCCCCGGCTCCGGACGTGCGCGGCCAGCTCACCCAGCCCCGACGGCCACGTCGCCGGGTCGACGGTCCAGTCGCCCAGCGCCGTGGTGTCGCTGCGACGGCCGAGGAACCAGCCGTCGTCGAGCACGAACCGCTCGACGCCGACCTCGGCGGCCCGGTCGGCCAGCTCGGTCAGGACCTCGAGGCGGTGGTCGAAGTACACCGCCTCCCAGGTGTTGACGATGACCGGCCGCGGCCGCGACGGGTGCGACGCCCGCGCCCGCAGGTGCTGGTGGAACCGGTCGGCCAGCCCGTCGGTGCCCCGGTCCGAGTACGCGAACATCGCGACGGGCGACTCGTACGACGAACCCGGCGCCAGCCGCACCTCACCGGCCCGCAGGAGCTCACCGCCGCCGAGCACCGACCGGAACACCCCGGCGCCCTCCGGGTACCGCTCGACCGTCCACGACGTGTCGCCGCTCCAGGCCAGGTGCAACGCCCAGACCTCGCCCTGCCGGTTCGCGAACCCCGGCGTCCCGACCACCGACAGCGTCGGCGAGCCGGGTCCGGGCTTCCCGCGGCGGACGTCCCGCTGGTGCGCCCCGTCGACGATCGGCCGGCGCTGCGGCGCCCGCTCGCGGGCCCAGCGTCCGGTGAAGTCGAGGATCTCGGTGGCCCGGGCCGGGATCGGCATCAGCGCCCGGACCCCGCCGACGTCGAACAGCCCGTCCGCGTCGGCGTCGTCGGCCGGGCGCCGGACCGTGTGCTGGACGGTGACGATCCCGACCGGGGTGAGGGCGACCCGCAGGTCGATCTCCAGGCCGGTGATCTCGTCGGCGAGGTCGATCTCGACCGAGTTCCCGGACACCCGGACCGGCTCGCGCAGCGCCGGCCGGGGCGTCGCCCGGGTGCCGTCGAGGTGCCCGGCGAAGCCGGGCGTCCCCGACCACAGGTCGCGCTCGGTCGGGATCAGCGTCAGCCGCCGGGGCACGTCCGGCGCGTTGTGCGGGATCTCGGTGGGCTCGGTGTCCAGCAGTACCTGAAGGTCGGCCGCGTCGAGTTCGCCCAGGTCAGCGCCCCAGTGGAGGACCGTGGGCACGGGCCCGTCGACGTCCAGGACGAGCGAAACTCCGGCCGCGCGCAGGTGCACGGGCGCGAGCGAGGACTGCTGGTCGGTAGGCACGGCGATTGATCGTAGGTGGCCTCTCCGAGCATCTCGGTTGCGGGCCTCCTCGACCGAATATCGCCGACCCGCTTGGCGTGCGACCGCACAACCGGTTGAGTAGGGAGCACAGTCCTGTTATCGGAGTGTCCTCTGTGGCCCACCGTGACCCCTTGGAGTGCCCCAGGTGTTCGGAAGCTACGACCTCGTAGCCGCCGCCTACGACGGCGACCGGGTGGCGGCGGAGCGTCTCGTCTCCGAGTCCCTGCCGCTCGTGTACACGCTGCTGGTGCGGGCGGCGAGCCCGCGGGCGGACGTTCCGGAGCTGGTGGCCAGAACGATGGCGCTGGTCTCGGCGGGGATGCCGGGCCTGGGGGAGCCCGCCGTCTACCGGCCGTGGCTGTGCGGCACCGCGCTGCGCTTCCTGTGGGCGGCCGAGCAGGACGACGCCGCCGGGCGGCACGCCGACGCCCCGGCGTCGCTCCTGGGCGCCAACACCGGCGCCGGCACCGACCAGCGGGCCGAGGCCGGCGAGGCGATCCGCTGGATCGGCCCGGACGACCGTGAGCTGCTCTCGCTCTGGTGGCTCGAGGTCGCCGGGGAGCTGACCCGCGACGAGCTCGTCGCGGCCAGCGGCCTGTCCCCGGCCCAGGCGGCCGGCCGGATCCGGCAGATCGAGGCCCGGTACGAGGACGCGCGGACCGCGGTCCGGGTGCTCGCGTCGGTGCCCGCCTGCGCCGACCTGACCGCGGTGCTGGCCCGCTGGGACCGGCGGCCGTCCGAGCGGCGCCGCCGCCAGGTCGCCCGGCACGCGGAGGAGTGCCCGACCTGCCAGGTCCGCACCGGCGACCTGATCCCGGCCGACCGCCTGCTCCGCGGCACGCCGCTGGTTCCCCCGCCGCCCGCGGTGACCGCCCGGGTGCGCGAGGTGCTCGCGTCCGGAGCCGCGGCCGGCCTCGCGCCCGACCGGGGCCGGAACACCCCGCTGCGGCGCGCGCTCGACGGTATCCGCCGGGTCGCGGCGATGCCCCGGGTGCAGACCGGAACCCGGATCGCCGCGGTCGGCGTCGCGCTCGCGTTACTGATCGGCGCGCTGATGTCGTACGCGCACAGCCGCGAGGCGGACGGCGACCCGTCCGGCTCGGCGCTTCACGTAGTGCCCGCGACCTGGTGAAACACCGACCCTCGGGTGGAGGGCGGCGGGCGTTGCGCGAGTGACGATCGCGGATGTGAGGTGTGAATGCTGCGGTGAGTGGCGCATCGACACGGCGCTGCTCGACGGGGTGCCGCGGCTCAAGCTCACCCACCACGGGTACCTGGTCGGGGGCGGCTACTTCACCGACGTCGACCAGCTCTTCGCGGTCGTCGCCCGCTACGGCGGCCCCGACCGCGCCCGCTTCCGCCGCGAGGCCGCTTAGGCGGCTTGGGCCGCTCAGGCCCAGGCCCGGGACGCGCGCTCGGTCCAGTACCGCTCCGGAGCCTCGGCCAGGTCGGCGGCGGCGTCCGGCGGCAGGCCGAGGGTGGTCGCCCGGAGGTTCCGGCCGATCTGCTCGACGGTGACCGCGCCGGTCAGCACCCGCGCCGCCCACGGCTGGGCCAGCGCGACCGCGAGCGCCCACTCGTCGACCGGGGCCCCGGCCCGCCGAGCGGCCTCCGTCACCGCCGGGCCGGCCTCTCCGGCCGTCAGGCGTCCGTTGGCCAGGGCCTCCTTCACGACGACGGTCCGGCCGGCCGCGGCCGCCTCGGCCAGGGCCGGGCCCGCCGACGTCTCGAGCACGTTCCAGGTCGACTGCACGACGGTGAACAACGGCTCCCCGTCCACCGACAGACCCAGCGCTCGCCGGACGGTCTCCGCCTGCCGTGGCCCCGAGGTCGAAAGCCCGATCCGGACGCTCTGCGAGCGGAGCTGAGCCAGTTCACGCAGCAGCGACGAGTCGTCGAGCGCCGGGCTCTCCGGGGTCACCGAGTGGATCAGGTAGGCGCTGAGCCGGTCGCCGAGCAGCGACCGCGTCTCGGCGACCTGACGCCGGTACGCGGCCACCGAGTGGTCCTTCACCTCGTGCACCGGGGCGTCCGCCCGCCACTCGCCGACGTACGTGTAGCCCCACTTGGAACCGATCGCCACGTCGTCGACGTCGGGGCGGGACGCGAGCCAGCCGGCCAGGAACTCCTCGGCCCGCCCGTACGACCGGGCCGCGTCGAAGTAGCGCACGCCGCCGGCGTAGGCGGCGTCGAGCACGGTGGCGGTGCGCCGCCGCAGGGCGTCGACCGAGCGATCGGAACCCAGGTCGGCGGCGCGCCCACCGTTGATGTAGGCCGGGCGGCCGAGGGCCGCCAGGCCGAGGCCCAGGCCGGTACCGAGATCCATGGACCGACCCTAGCTAGGGTGGAGTTCGCTGGTGTACGGAATGTGCAACTATGCGCGTCTCGTACTTTTGGTCAGGATAGTTGGCCGGAACGGTGCTTATCGGGGTGTCGATGAGGTGGTTGTCGGCACGGCAGGTTCCTTGTGGGTGTCGCGAGCTGTTCGTATCCGATTTGTCGGAATTTTGAGATCGGAGACGAGATGACTACGCAATTCCGTTCGGCTCGGCTGGCGGTCGCGGGCGTGGCGCTGGCGGCCGGGAGCAGTTTCCTGGTCGCGACGCCGGCCGTCGCCGATCCGCCCGCGCCCGACGCCCCGGCCCCGGCTCCGGCGGCAGCTCCGGCGGCGGCGCCGGCGGCTGCTCCGGCGGCTGCTCCGGCGGCGGCGCCGCCGCCCGCGCCGGCACCGGAGCAGCGCCGGGACGGTGGCGACGACCGCCAGAACCAGCAGGGCGGCCGTGACCAGGGCAACCGTGACCAGGGTGGCCGTGACCAGGGTGGCCGTGACCAGGGTGGCCGCGGTCAGCAGGGCCAGGGGCAGGGGCAGAACCAGAACCAGCAGCCGGGCCAGCAGAACGGCGATCGGCCGGGCCGCGGCAACGGCAACGGCAACGGGGGCAACAACAACGGGGGCAACAACAACGGGGGCAACAACAACGGGGGCAACAACAACGGGGGCAACAACAACGGGGGCAACAACAACGGGAACGGTGGGAGTCGGGACCGGGACGACCGGGACCGGGACGGGCAGCGCAACGACGACCGGCGCAACGACGACCGGCGGAACGACGTCCGGCGCAGCGGCCGAGGCGAGCGCGTAGTAGCCGACTGGTACCGAGGCCGCACCTACCAGCACGGCGACTTCTCCTCCGACGGCTGGACCTGGCGCGGAGGCTCCGACTGGCGTCGAGGCAGCAGCTACCACCGCGGCTACGGCTGGGACAACTCCGGCGGCTGGGGCTGGGACCGCGGCGACCGCTACGGCGACCGCGTCTCGAACTTCTACCGCGGCTACATCGAGTGCCAGCGCGCCGGCTACCTCGGCGTCGTCCGCGGCTGGTGGGACGACTTCAGCTGCGACTACACCCGCTTCGGCTGGGCCGGCTGGAACAACTTCCGCTACGGCCCGAACGACTGGCGCTACCGCGGCACCTGGGTCCTCCGGGTCGACGACTTCGACCTGTTCTGAGAGTCCGAGCGGGCCGCGCACCAGAGCGCGGCCCGCTCGCTCTCACGGCGCCGGAGCGAACCGCCGGTGCACCACCCGCTCCACCGCCCCGAACGCCGCGAAGACCCCTAGCGACACCACGATGATCGTCACCGCCGCCCCGAACGCCCGGGGCATCTGCAGCAGCGAGTACGCGTACGTGAAGTCCACCCCGAGCCCGGCCGTCCCGATCAGCGACTCCGCCACCACGGCCGCGACCACCGCCGACCCGGCCGCGATCCGCAGGCCGGTGGCCAGGTGCGGCAGCGCGCTGGGCACCAGCACCACCCCGAACAGCGCCCGGCGCCCACCGCCGAACGACCGCGCCATCTCCCGGTGCCCGGCCAGCCCGGCCTCCAGCCCGGCCCGGGTGTAGACGAACCCGGGCAGCAGCACCATGAACGACGTGATGACGACGACCGTCCCGCCGGAGTACCCGAACACCCGCGCGAACAGCGGGAACAGCGCGACCAGCGGCGTCGCGGCGAGCAGCACCAACCCCGGCACCGTGAGACCGGCCACGACCCGCGACCACCAGCACGCCACCGCCAGCCCGACCCCGAGCACCCCACCGATCAGCAGCCCGAGCCCGGCCGTGCCGAGCGTGTGGCCGATCGCGCTCAGGTAGGCGCCGGGGGAGTCGCGCAGGTCGTCCCAGACCCGGTCGGGGCCCGGCGCGACCAGCGGCGACACCTGGCCGAGCCGGATCCAGGCCTCCCACGCCCCGATTGCCAGCACCGCGAACGCGATCCCCTCGAACACGGTGAGCGCCCCGCGGCCCCGCGGCGCGACCGCGTGGCCCGCGATCGTCGCCCCTAAATACCGTCGCGCGGCCAGTTGCACCCCGGCCAGCACCCCGTACGCGACCAGCCCGCCGGCCGCGCAGACGAGCGCGGCCGCCCAGATCGGCTCCGGGCGCGCGGCCCGCATCCCGTTCACCAGGAGCACGCCGAGCCCGCGCTCGGCGCCGTACCACTCGCCGTAGACCGCACCGGCCAGCGCGGCCGGGGCCGCGAGCTTCAGCCCCTCGACGACCAGCGGCAGCGCCCGCGGCACCTGCAGCGACGTCAACCGGCGCAGCCGCCCGGCCCCCAGCGACGTGAACCACTCGTGGTTGGCCCGCGACGACGCCGACAGTCCCCGGGCGGTGGCCACGAAGACGTAGAAGAAGACCGCGATGGCGGCGATCGCGACCGGGCCGGCGTCGGCGCCCGCCACCAGCAGGACGATCGGCCCCACCGCCACCCAGGGCGCGGAGTTGGCCAGCGCGGCGAGCCGATCCACCGCCGAGCGCAGCACCGGTACCTGGTCGGCGATCACCGCGGCCAGCATGGCCAGCCCGCCGCCGTAGGCCAGCCCGAGCGCCGCCGCCCGGAACGTCGACGCGGCCGCGCGGGCGTACAGGCCGCGATCGGCCGGGTCGAGCAACGGCGCCACGGCCGCACCCGGCGTCAGCACGAACCCGTCGGCGAGCCCGGCCCGCCCGGCCGCCTCCCACAGGGCCACCAGCAGCACGATCCCGCCCCCGACGGCGATCCGCCCCCGCGTGAGCGCGCCCGCCGCCGAGCGCGCCGGGCCGGTCACGGCGCCGCCGCGGAGAGACCGCGTTCGTGGTCCGGGAAGACGTCGGTGTACGTCTCGCCGGGCACGTACGGGAACCGGTCGGCCAGGTCGTCGGGCACGGTCACGCCGAGCCCCGGGCCGTCCGGCACCGACGCCACCCCGTCCGCCAGCGACGACAGCGCGAGCGACGGGGCCAGGGAGTCCACCAGCGGCTGGGACGGGTCGATGTCCCACTCGCACAGGTCGACTCCGGCCGCGGTCGCCCAGTGCAGGTTCGCGGCGAGCCCGATCGCGGTCGGCCCTCCGACGTGCGGCACCACCGATATGCCCGCCGACGACGCCAGGGCCACGACGTCCAGACAGGACAGGAGACCGCCGCAGATCGTCGCGTCCGGCTGGAAGACGGCGGCACCACCGTCGTGGGCCAGCCGGGCGAAGGCCTCGGCCGAGTGCACGCGTTCGCCCACCGCGATCGGGATCGGGCTCCGCGAGGCCAGCCACCGCAGGTCGGCGGCCCGGTGCTGCGGCACCGGCTCCTCGAAGAACGAGACGCCGAACTCGACGAGCCGGGAGGCGAGTTCGAGGGCGGTCCGGGCGTCGTGGAACCAGTACGAGTCGACGCCGATCGCCACCGACGGCCCCACGTGGGCGCGCACCGCGGCCACCACCTCGACGTCCTCCTCGACGCTGCGCCCGAGCCGGACCTTCACCCCGCGGAACCCGGCCGCCAGCGCCTGGTCGAAGTAGTGCGCGTGCCAGGACGGCGACTCGTCGAACATCGTCGTGCCGGTGCCGTACAGCCGGATCGGCCGCCGGGTCGCGCCCAGCAGCTCGCAGACCGGCGCGTCGAGCGACTTCCCGGCCAGGTCCCAGAGCGCGATCTCCAGGGCCCCGATCGTCTGGCCGGTGATGCCGTCGCGGCCGAAGTACCCGTCGAGCCGGGTGTGCAGGTCGGCGACCCGGGCCCGGAGGTCGCGGGCGTCGGCCCCGATCAGCACCGGCGCGCAGACGTCCCGGACGGTCGTCGCGAACACGGTGGGGTAGCTGTGGCCCCAGTTCGTGCTCGCCTCACCCCAGCCGACCAGGCCGTCCTCGGTGACGATCCGGACCAGCGCGAAGCTGCGCTGCATCGGCGGGTCGGTCTTCCGGTACCCGAGCAGCACCGGCTCGACCGCCGCGATCCTCACGACGCGGCGTCCAGGTACGACATGTCGACGAACTTCCCGACGTCGGGCAGGTCCTTCTCGCCCGCCGCCCGGTAGCCCTTGAACACCTTGTCGGCCATGAACGCGGGGTCGATCGCCAGCCGGCCGTGGGTCTTCGTGTAGTCGCTGTCGAGCAGCGCGATGTAGGCCGGGTTCGCCGCGGCCGCGTACTTCTCGTCGATCTTGGCGTCCTTGCCGTAGCCGTCGACCAGCGCCTTCACGCCCGAGGAGGGATCCTTCACGTTGGCGTCGACGCCCTGGCGCAGCGCGGCCAGGAACCCGCTCACCGCCTGCTTGTGGGCGGTCAGGTATTTCCGGCTGGCG
This genomic window contains:
- a CDS encoding DUF4440 domain-containing protein; the encoded protein is MTRPTLADPSAQAAAETVARDFAATLQRGGDTMDADEYDRWFADDVLWGSPYGLTLTGFAPLNSVHQRLMDAVRHAPDPDAPAQGAPASVFEVVTAATVAPGVVVTQIRRAALVEGGFSELALYVLVERDGGWWLAAAQNTPVRPAVTAD
- a CDS encoding maltokinase N-terminal cap-like domain-containing protein, producing MATVHDTTLVPSKLELLAVWIPRQPWYGGAGDPELRKAGGFRLDDPAGEVGIELMVVVDVRGPETGSYLVPMTYRSEPLPGADGALIGTMEHGVLGKRYAYDAPHDPVFRECLLALVHGKAVPQAQSRSDTVDTSVRVVAVPDAVGADIVRVLTPTGAAPAAGEVSVPYTLADEPVRAVVARAI
- a CDS encoding alpha-galactosidase, translating into MPTDQQSSLAPVHLRAAGVSLVLDVDGPVPTVLHWGADLGELDAADLQVLLDTEPTEIPHNAPDVPRRLTLIPTERDLWSGTPGFAGHLDGTRATPRPALREPVRVSGNSVEIDLADEITGLEIDLRVALTPVGIVTVQHTVRRPADDADADGLFDVGGVRALMPIPARATEILDFTGRWARERAPQRRPIVDGAHQRDVRRGKPGPGSPTLSVVGTPGFANRQGEVWALHLAWSGDTSWTVERYPEGAGVFRSVLGGGELLRAGEVRLAPGSSYESPVAMFAYSDRGTDGLADRFHQHLRARASHPSRPRPVIVNTWEAVYFDHRLEVLTELADRAAEVGVERFVLDDGWFLGRRSDTTALGDWTVDPATWPSGLGELAAHVRSRGLEFGLWFEPEMISLDSELAREHPDWILAPTPVGPPSRSQYVLNVAHPEAFEYLLGAISALVAEYDIAYLKWDHNREIHEAVSRVTGRPGVSAQTHAVYALMDALRERHPGLEIESCSSGGGRVDLGILDRTDRVWASDCIDPVERVMIDRWTMQLLPPELVGMHVGAPRAHTTGRETDLPFRMASALLGHVGIEWNLIERSPEELAVVKSWIDFHKTIRPLIATGTVVHGEAVDPGLSLTGVVSPERAVFVWSRTVTSEPTQAGRVLLPGLTATTKYRVRVVTELGEPRFSARSETPWVAGGPVVASGAVLGGVGLVLPTLEPQQALVLELTAV
- a CDS encoding aldo/keto reductase, with amino-acid sequence MDLGTGLGLGLAALGRPAYINGGRAADLGSDRSVDALRRRTATVLDAAYAGGVRYFDAARSYGRAEEFLAGWLASRPDVDDVAIGSKWGYTYVGEWRADAPVHEVKDHSVAAYRRQVAETRSLLGDRLSAYLIHSVTPESPALDDSSLLRELAQLRSQSVRIGLSTSGPRQAETVRRALGLSVDGEPLFTVVQSTWNVLETSAGPALAEAAAAGRTVVVKEALANGRLTAGEAGPAVTEAARRAGAPVDEWALAVALAQPWAARVLTGAVTVEQIGRNLRATTLGLPPDAAADLAEAPERYWTERASRAWA
- a CDS encoding ABC transporter permease, whose product is MTGPARSAAGALTRGRIAVGGGIVLLVALWEAAGRAGLADGFVLTPGAAVAPLLDPADRGLYARAAASTFRAAALGLAYGGGLAMLAAVIADQVPVLRSAVDRLAALANSAPWVAVGPIVLLVAGADAGPVAIAAIAVFFYVFVATARGLSASSRANHEWFTSLGAGRLRRLTSLQVPRALPLVVEGLKLAAPAALAGAVYGEWYGAERGLGVLLVNGMRAARPEPIWAAALVCAAGGLVAYGVLAGVQLAARRYLGATIAGHAVAPRGRGALTVFEGIAFAVLAIGAWEAWIRLGQVSPLVAPGPDRVWDDLRDSPGAYLSAIGHTLGTAGLGLLIGGVLGVGLAVACWWSRVVAGLTVPGLVLLAATPLVALFPLFARVFGYSGGTVVVITSFMVLLPGFVYTRAGLEAGLAGHREMARSFGGGRRALFGVVLVPSALPHLATGLRIAAGSAVVAAVVAESLIGTAGLGVDFTYAYSLLQMPRAFGAAVTIIVVSLGVFAAFGAVERVVHRRFAPAP
- a CDS encoding mandelate racemase/muconate lactonizing enzyme family protein: MRIAAVEPVLLGYRKTDPPMQRSFALVRIVTEDGLVGWGEASTNWGHSYPTVFATTVRDVCAPVLIGADARDLRARVADLHTRLDGYFGRDGITGQTIGALEIALWDLAGKSLDAPVCELLGATRRPIRLYGTGTTMFDESPSWHAHYFDQALAAGFRGVKVRLGRSVEEDVEVVAAVRAHVGPSVAIGVDSYWFHDARTALELASRLVEFGVSFFEEPVPQHRAADLRWLASRSPIPIAVGERVHSAEAFARLAHDGGAAVFQPDATICGGLLSCLDVVALASSAGISVVPHVGGPTAIGLAANLHWATAAGVDLCEWDIDPSQPLVDSLAPSLALSSLADGVASVPDGPGLGVTVPDDLADRFPYVPGETYTDVFPDHERGLSAAAP